In a single window of the Nicotiana tomentosiformis chromosome 8, ASM39032v3, whole genome shotgun sequence genome:
- the LOC104109955 gene encoding phosphoglucomutase, cytoplasmic, which produces MVMFKIIRVETTPFEGQKPGTSGLRKKVKVFIQPHYLQNFVQATFNALGADRVKGATLVVSGDGRYYSKDAIQIITKMAAANGVRRVWIGQNGLLSTPAVSAVVRERVGADGSKATGAFILTASHNPGGPHEDFGIKYNMENGGPAPEGITNKIYENTTTLKDYLIAEGLPDVDISTTGVSSFEGPEGKFDVDVFDSTSDYLKLLKSIFDFPSIQKLLSSPNFSFCYDALHGVAGVHAKRIFVAELGANESSLVNCVPKEDFGGGHPDPNLTYAKELVARMGLSTTHSEPNPPEFGAAADGDGDRNMILGKRFFVTPSDSVAIIAANAVQAIPYFSGGLKGVARSMPTSAALDVVAKHLNLKFFEVPTGWKFFGNLMDAGMCSICGEESFGTGSDHIREKDGIWAVLAWLSILAYKNKDNLGGGNLVTVEDIVRQHWATYGRHYYTRYDYENVDVGAAKELMAHLVKLQSSLDEVNKIIKGIHSDSDVSSVVHADEFEYKDPVDGSVSKHQGIRYLFEDGSRLVFRLSGTGSEGATIRLYIEQYEKDSSKIGRDSQEALAPLVEVALKLSKMQEYTGRSAPTVIT; this is translated from the exons ATGGTGATGTTCAAGATCATTCGCGTCGAGACTACGCCGTTCGAAGGCCAGAAGCCTGGTACTTCCGGTCTCCGTAAGAAG GTGAAGGTGTTCATACAACCTCATTACTTGCAAAATTTTGTTCAGGCAACATTCAATGCCCTTGGAGCTGACAGAGTTAAAG GTGCTACGCTTGTGGTTTCTGGTGATGGCCGCTACTATTCAAAGGATGCCATCCAG ATCATTACAAAAATGGCAGCAGCAAATGGAGTTAGACGTGTTTGGATTGGTCAAAATGGACTTTTGTCCACCCCTGCCGTATCAGCTGTTGTTCGTGAGAGAGTCGGGGCTGAT GGTTCTAAAGCTACTGGGGCATTTATATTGACCGCAAGTCACAACCCAGGTGGCCCTCATGAG GATTTTGGAATTAAGTACAACATGGAAAATGGTGGACCTGCACCAGAAGGTATAACAAACAAGATCTATGAGAACACCACAACATTAAAGGACTACTTGATTGCCGAGGGCCTGCCTGAT GTGGACATATCTACAACAGGTGTCTCGAGCTTTGAGGGTCCAGAGGGCAAATTTGATGTTGATGTTTTTGATTCAACTAGCGACTATCTAAAATTGTTGAA GTCAATATTTGACTTCCCATCTATCCAGAAGTTGCTCTCTTCTCCAAATTTTAGTTTCTG CTATGATGCACTTCATGGTGTTGCTGGAGTACATGCAAAACGTATCTTTGTGGCGGAGCTTGGTGCAAATGAAAGCTCTCTAGTAAATTGTGTTCCTAAG GAGGATTTTGGTGGAGGGCATCCCGATCCCAATCTGACATACGCAAAGGAGTTAGTTGCACGTATGGGATTGTCTACAACGCATTCCGAACCCAATCCACCAGAATTTGGGGCAGCTGCTGATGGAGATGGGGATCGTAACATGATCCTGGGGAAAAG ATTCTTTGTGACTCCTTCTGATTCTGTTGCTATCATTGCTGCCAACGCTGTACAAGCTATTCCTTATTTTTCTGGAGGATTGAAAGGAGTTGCCAG GAGTATGCCCACATCTGCTGCTCTTGATGTTGTTGCTAAACATCTGAACTTGAAATTTTTTGAG GTACCCACTGGTTGGAAATTTTTTGGTAACTTGATGGATGCTGGAATGTGTTCAATTTGTGGAGAAGAAAGTTTTGGAACTG GCTCAGACCATATTCGAGAGAAAGATGGAATATGGGCTGTTTTGGCTTGGTTATCTATCCTTGCCTATAAGAATAAGGACAACCTTGGGGGAGGTAACCTTGTGACTGTTGAAGATATCGTTCGCCAACATTGGGCAACCTATGGACGTCACTATTACACTCGATATGACTACGAG AATGTTGATGTTGGTGCTGCAAAAGAGCTTATGGCTCATTTAGTGAAGCTGCAATCTTCCCTGGATGAAGTTAACAA GATTATAAAGGGAATCCATTCAGATTCAGATGTTTCAAGTGTCGTTCATGCTGATGAATTTGAGTACAAGGACCCAGTTGATGGTTCGGTCTCAAAGCATCAGGGTATCAGATATCTATTTGAAGATGGATCACGATTG GTTTTCCGTCTCTCTGGAACTGGCTCGGAAGGTGCTACTATCCGTCTGTACATTGAGCAGTATGAGAAGGATTCATCCAAGATTGGAAGAGATTCTCAGGAAGCACTTGCTCCACTG GTGGAGGTTGCTCTTAAGCTATCGAAAATGCAGGAATACACTGGCCGTTCTGCCCCAACTGTTATTACATAA
- the LOC138897422 gene encoding uncharacterized protein has protein sequence MEPTIGGAESSALFLLFEKPVRFEEESIVWKKEKVFCLKRIREKMKSKMQVSKNLLSFKDIRQNGYHIETTNEGKVEYLYITTIKAEKKYVLEKLPIFSSGLYYTSISIVESHAIVNKEFTNDFIIWHDRLGHSGYNMIRKIIENSHILQTKEFSCVACSQGKLIIRPSVIKVGVESPAFLERIQGDICGPIHPPCGPFRYYMFLIDASTRWSHVCLLSTRNLAFARLLAQLIRLRAQFSDYAIKTLCLDNAGEFMSQAFNDYCISTEITIEHPVAHVHTQNALAESLIKRLQLIARPMLMRTKLPISAWGHAILHAAVLCGSDPQVIIKSPQYNWLLVRNQIFPILEYLDVQPIGSKDKNHRKRKGANDLGDHNMEAIAQKEPRDITNDKTSEEVQLQKSLYGLKQLGRMWYNRLSEFLLKEWYKNDPICSCVFIRRSGPEFVIIAVYVDDLNIIGTSGELPKAVDYLKKEFEMKDLGKIKFYLGLQIEHMKDEILVHQSTYTEKILKHFYMDKAHPLSTPMVVRSLDINKDLFRPHENDGELLGDETLYLSAIGALIYLTNNTRPDITFAVSLLARFSSFPTTRHRNGVKHIFRYLRGTIDMKLFSSYESDSQMTGYADASYLSDPYKALSQTGYLFTCGGTTISWRSTKQTLAATSSNHTEIISIHEASRECV, from the exons ATGGAGCCCACTATTGGAGGAGCAGAGTCCTCGGCCTTGTTCCTGCTCTTTGAAAAACCGGTACGCTTTGAGGAAGAATCAATTGTATGGAAGAAGGAGAAGGttttttgtttgaagagaattagagaaaagaTGAAGAGCAAGATGCAA GTCTCAAAGAACTTGttgagtttcaaagatattcgccaaaatggctatcatattgagaccacCAATGAAGGAAAGGTTGAGTACCTCTATATTACTACAATAAAGGCGGAAAAGAAGTATGTGCTTGAAAAGCTTCCCATATTTTCCTCCGGATTATACTACACTAGTATTAGTATAGTTGaatcacatgccatagtaaacaaggagtttactaatgattttattatttggcatgaccggttgggccATTCCGGTTATAATATGATAcgcaaaataattgagaattcacatattcttcaaactaaagaattctcttgtgttgcatgttctcaaggaaaactgattattagaccatcagtaattaaagttggagttgaatctcctgcatttttggaacgtatacaaggtGATATATGTGGTCCCATACaccctccatgtggaccattcagatattatatgtttttgatagatgcatctacaagatggtcacatgtgtgcttgTTATCAACTCGCAATTTAGCCTTTGCGAGATTACTAGCTCAACTAATAAGATTAAGAGCACAATTTtcagattatgcaattaagacactttgtcttgataatgctggtgaatTTATGTCCCAggcctttaatgattattgcaTATCAACTGAGATAACAATTGAGCATCCagttgctcatgttcatactcaaaatgctCTAGCAgaatcattgatcaaacgcctccaattaattgctagaccaatgcttatgagaacaaaacttccTATTTCAGCATGGGGccatgctattttgcatgcagcaGTCTTGTGCGGATCAGacccacaagttatcataaagtctccccaaTACAATTGGCTTTTGGTCAGGAACCAAATATTTCCCATCTTAGAATATTTGGATGTGCA accaattggttccaaagataaaaatcaTCGAAAACGAAAAGGAGCAAATGATCTAGGGGATCATAATATGGAGGCAATTGCTCAAAAAGAGCCCCGtgacataacaaatgataagacCTCAGAGGAGgtccag cttcaaaaatccttatatggattgaaacaattagggcgaatgtggtataatcgcctgagtgagtttTTGCTGAAAGAATGGTATAAGAATGATCCAATTTGTTCTTGTGTATTTATAAGAAGATCTGGACCTGAATTTGTTATAATtgctgtatatgttgatgatctaaatatcattggaacttcTGGGGAGCTTCcaaaagcagtagactatttgaaaaaagagtttgaaatgaaagatcttggaaagataaaattttatcttggtctacaaattgagcatatgaaagatgaaattcttgtccatcaatcaacttaTACCGAAAAGATCCTAAAGcatttttatatggataaagcacatccattgagtaccccgatggttgtgagatcacttgatataaataaagatctatttcgacctcatgaaaatgatggagagcttcttggtgatgaaactctatatcttagtgcaattggggcaCTAATATATCTTACAAATAATACTCGACCAGATATAACTTTTGCAGTAAGTTTATTAGCAAGATTTAGTTCCTTTCCAACAACAAGACACCGGAATGGTGTTAAGCATATTTTTAGATACCTCCGAGGGACTATTGATATGAAATTATTTTCTTCTTATGAATCCGATTCACAAATGactggttatgcagatgcaagttATTTGTCTGATCCATATAAAGCCCTatctcaaacaggctatctaTTTACTTGTGGAGGTACAACTATTTCATGGCGTTCAACAAAACAAACTTTAGCTGCTACATCTTCCAATCATACAGAGATAATATCTATTCATGAGGCTAGTCGAGAGTGTGTATAG